A region from the Panthera uncia isolate 11264 chromosome D3 unlocalized genomic scaffold, Puncia_PCG_1.0 HiC_scaffold_8, whole genome shotgun sequence genome encodes:
- the PPP1CC gene encoding serine/threonine-protein phosphatase PP1-gamma catalytic subunit, with product MADIDKLNIDSIIQRLLEVRGSKPGKNVQLQENEIRGLCLKSREIFLSQPILLELEAPLKICGDIHGQYYDLLRLFEYGGFPPESNYLFLGDYVDRGKQSLETICLLLAYKIKYPENFFLLRGNHECASINRIYGFYDECKRRYNIKLWKTFTDCFNCLPIAAIVDEKIFCCHGGLSPDLQSMEQIRRIMRPTDVPDQGLLCDLLWSDPDKDVLGWGENDRGVSFTFGAEVVAKFLHKHDLDLICRAHQVVEDGYEFFAKRQLVTLFSAPNYCGEFDNAGAMMSVDETLMCSFQILKPAEKKKPNATRPVTPPRVTSGLNPSIQKASNYRNNTVLYE from the exons ATGGCGGATATAGATAAACTCAACATCGACAGCATCATCCAACGGCTGCTGGAAG TGAGAGGGTCCAAGCCTGGTAAGAATGTCCAGCTACAGGAGAACGAAATCCGAGGACTGTGCTTAAAGTCCCGAGAGATCTTTCTCAGTCAGCCTATCCTACTAGAACTTGAAGCACCACTCAAAATATGTG GTGATATCCATGGGCAATACTATGATTTGCTTCGACTTTTTGAGTACGGTGGTTTCCCGCCAGAAAGCAACTACCTGTTTCTTGGGGACTATGTGGACAGGGGGAAGCAGTCATTGGAAACTATCTGCCTCTTACTGGCTTACAAAATCAAATATCccgagaatttttttcttctcagaggAAACCATGAATGTGCCAGCATCAATAGAATTTATGGATTTTATGATGAAT gtaaaagaagatataacattaaACTATGGAAAACTTTCACAGACTGCTTTAACTGTTTACCGATAGCAGCCATCGTGGATGAGAAGATATTCTGCTGTCATGGAG GTTTATCACCAGATCTTCAATCTATGGAGCAGATTCGGCGAATTATGCGACCAACTGATGTACCAGATCAAGGTCTTCTTTGTGATCTTTTGTGGTCTGACCCCGATAAAGATGTCTTAGGCTGGGGTGAAAATGACAGAGGAGTGTCCTTCACATTTGGTGCTGAAGTGGTTGCAAAATTTCTCCATAAGCATGATTTGGATCTTATATGTAGAGCCCATCAG GTGGTTGAAGATGGATACGAATTTTTTGCAAAGAGGCAGTTGGTCACTCTGTTTTCTGCACCCAATTATTGTGGAGAATTTGACAATGCAGGTGCCATGATGAGTGTGGACGAAACTCTAATGTGTTCTTTTCAG ATTTTAAAGCCTGCAGAGAAAAAGAAGCCGAATGCCACGAGACCTGTAACACCTCCAAGGG TTACATCAGGCCTGAACCCGTCCATTCAGAAAGCTTCAAATTATAGAAACAATACTGTTCTATACGAGTGA